The sequence ATGCGACCTCCGGTCCCGTGCTGGGTGGCTTGATAGGCGCGGTGTTCAAGGCCTGCCTGATTCTCCTGATCGTCACGATGGCAATCGGGCTCGTCGCTTGGCTGGTGAGCACCGGTGCCTCGGGCGGCAGCGGCTATTTCCCGTTTGTCCTGGTGGCCATCGTGTTGGCGCGACTTTTGGCCAGATTCGGCCTTCCTCGCGTGAGTGTCCGGGGCAGTGGCCCGCCGTTCAGTCAGCCCGCGCGTGGGAGGGGGACGAAAAGCGCAGCGGGAAACCCGAACCGTTTCCAGCAGTGGGCGCGGCGGAACCTCGATCGCATCCAATCCCGCCGGAACCGCGAGATCGATCGGCTGATGAAACTGATGGAGACAAATCCGGAGGAAGGCCTGCGCTACGCCCTGCCCCTCGCCAGTGAGGCCAGCCGCGGAGTCGCCCCGATCTCCTGGTCGCTCGGCCGGAACGTCCTTAGCTACCAAGCGGGCGGCAGCGGTCCGCGCGATGTCTGGGATGTCGACCCACAGGCCCGGCTCCAGCTCGAGAAGAAATACCGCGAGGCGGCCCAGCGCGAGATCGCCCTCGGCCGCCACGAACGCGCGGCCTACATCCTCGGCAAGCTTCTGGGCGATTGGAATGGTGCGGCGCAGGCGCTCGCCCAAGGCGGTCGGCATCATGATGCCGTCGCGATCTATCTCCAGAAGCTGAACAACAAGCCCGCCGCCGCGAAATGCCTGGAGGAGGGCGGTTTGCTGGCCCAGGCCGCGGACCTGTTCATCGAGCTGGAGTCGTTTGAGAAGGCCGGTGAATTGCACGCCCGGCTCGGGAACGATGCGGAAGCCCGCCGCCTCTGGCTCCTCGCGGTGGAGGCCCAGCCCGATCCTTTCGAAAAGGTGAGGATCCACCAACAGCGGTTGCAGGATCCGGACGCGGCGCTCGGAATTCTCGAGACACTGTGGAAGTCCGGCTCTCATTCAAGCCGTGCGCTCCAGGGGACGTTCGGCCTTTTGTCTGAAACCGGGCGCGATCCTCAGGCACTCGATCTGATCGGCAGGATGTTCCGGGAATCCCCGTCCTCCACCACTCTCGCCGAACTCACGAAAGTCGGCCTGGAGGAGCTGGAGCGGCGCGAACATGATCCGGCGTTCCGCGCGGTGCTGGAGGCGGAGGTTTATCCACGCATGGGCGAGGCGCTGACGATGGGGGCTCCGAACGATTCCGCGCTGCTGGCACTCCTGCCGCGTTTCGAACCCTCCGACCGGTTGCTGGCACGGGACGTGAAGCGCTACACCATTCCCCGCGCCAGGATCGAGTCCCCGGCGCGGAAGCGGGGCACGGGAGGCACCTGGCCCGGACGGGTGCTCCGGATTCCCATGGGCGCGAAGTGGCAATCGCTCGCCGAGCTGCGCGGCGGCGTGTCCATCGCCGGCCACGCCAATGGAATCCTGGCGGTCGCCCAGTTCCGCGATGGCCAGTGCCACACCTCGCCGCTCATGACCCGGGACAAGGTGGCTCCGAACGAAGCCGTGCGGCACCTCGGCATCGTCTCCGCCCGTTCCCATGGGCGGCTGTTCCATCTGCCACGCCAGGGCACTCTCCATTACCGGGCCCTCGACCGCGCCCGGACGCCCGCGGACGACAAGATCGGGGACCTCCGGAACATCCTGGCCGCCGGACCGCACGGCCAGCGGGATGAATACATGCTGCTGGAGCACACCTCCACCGGCTCCCTGTGCGTCCACGTTTATTCCGAGGCAGGGGCCTTGCAGCGGAGCCTGCCGCTCGACTACGCCCCGCCCACGGTCGCGGGGCTGGACTGGCATTGCGCCGGCCGGGACGGCCACTGGTGCTTCACCGCCGAGGGCTTCTGCACCTGGCGGCATCCGAATGGGGAATTCAGCACCTGCCAGATGGACGAGCATCCGCGCGGGCTGATGCTTTCGCCCGTTCATTCTTCGCCGGTCGCGCTGCTGCCTCGGAAGAACCACGTGCTGCTGGTCTTTCCAGGAAAACCCGGCGGGCCGCTCGAAACCGCCTACCTCTCGCCGTGGGAAGATGCGGTCGCTTGCTTCACCCATGACGGCCAGATCGTGGTCGCGAGCGAAGGTGAGGGGATGGTGTTCGCGCGGGACCACTACTCGGACCCCGTGGAGACCCTCAAGCTGCCCACCGACTCCGGGCGCCCGATCGCCGCCTGCCCGTTTGGTCCGGATGGTTTCGTTTTCCTAACGGACACCAGCCATCTGATGGTTTTCTCATGAGGCCGGGGGGCGATGTTCGCCGGTTCCCGTGGCTATGAAAAGGATTCCCGACAAGCGCCCTTTTCCGGGGTCCCTTTTCCTTGACCCGTCGGATGGGTCCCCTAGCGTCGCGCCGATTCCCGAAAGCCATGAACATCCACGAGTACCAGGCGAAAGAACTTTTCGACCGTTTCCAAGTTCCCAGCCCGAAGGGCCGGGTGGCATCCACTCCCGAGGAAGCGGCCGCCGCCGCCCGGGAATTCGCGGGCGCTCAGCTCGTCATCAAGGCCCAGGTCCACGCCGGTGGCCGCGGCAAGGGTCACTTCAAGAACGGCTTCCAGGGTGGCGTCCACCTCATCGAGTCGCCGGAGCAGGCCGCGGAGTTCGCTGGCAAGATGCTCAATGAAACGCTCGTCACCGTGCAGACCGGCGAGGCCGGCCGCCTGGTGCGGAAGGTGATGGTGGCCGAGGCCGTCGACATCACCCATGAATACTACCTCGCGATCCTGATGGACCGCGCCACCTCCCGCCCGGTGATCGTGGTGTCCACCGAAGGTGGCATGAGCATCGAGGATGTGGCCCACAACACCCCGGAAAAGATCGTCCGCCAGTTCGTCCACCCGGTGCTCGGCCTCCAGGCCTACGAGGTCCGCAAGCTCTCCGCCGCGCTCGGCCTTTCCGGCGACATCGCGAAGCAGTTCGCCAAGCTCCTCTCCAGCCTCTACAAGCTCTTCATCTCCTGTGACTGCGCGATGGTGGAGATCAACCCGCTGGTCACCACCCCGGACGGCCGCGTGCTGGCCCTCGACGCCAAGTTCGGCTTCGATGACAACGCCCTCTACCGCCACCCGGACATCGTCGCCATGCGCGACAAGGAAGAGGAAGACCCGCGCGAGGTCGCTGCTTCCGAGTATGACCTCAACTACATCGGCCTGGACGGCAACATCGCCTGCCTCGTGAACGGCGCGGGCCTCGCGATGGCCACCATGGACATCATCAAGCACTACGGCGGCGAGCCGGCCAACTTCCTCGACGTGGGCGGTGGCGCTTCCAAGGAACAGGTCACCGCGGCCTTCAAGATCATCCTGGCCGACCCGAACGTGAAGGGCATCCTGATCAACATCTTCGGCGGCATCATGGACTGCAACGTCATCGCCGAGGGCGTGATCGCCGCGGCCAAGGAAACCGGCCTGCCGATCCCGCTCGTGGTCCGTCTCGAAGGCAACAACGTCGAGAAGGGCAAGGAAACCCTCGCCGCCAGCGGCCTGAACATCGTCTCCGCGGACACCATGGCGGACGGCGCCCAGAAGATCGTCGCGGCAGTGGGCTGAAGCTCTTGCTGAAAACTGAAAACCAGCACCTAGCCAACTTTTCTTATGTCCATTCTCGTTGACGAAAACACCAAGCTCCTTGTCCAGGGGATCACCGGCAGCTTCGGCGCGCGCCACGCGTCGCTCTCGCTCGCCTACGGCACCAAGCTCGTGGCCGGCGTGACGCCGGGCAAGGGCGGCCAGAAGTTCGAGGACACCGTGCCGATCTTCGACACCGTCTCCCAGGCCGTGAATGAAACCGGCGCCACCGCGTCCGCCATCTTCGTGCCGCCGCCATTCGCCGCCGACGCCATCCTCGAAGCCGCCGACGCCGGCGTGGAGCTCATCGTCGCCATCACCGAGGGTATCCCGGTGATGGACATGATGCGCGTGAAGGACGCCCTCCGCGGCTCGAAGTCCCGCCTCATCGGCCCGAACTGCCCCGGACTCGTGACTCCCGGCCGCGGCGAGAAGTCCCACGGCGGCTGCCGCATCGGCATCGCTCCGGGCTATATCCACAAGCGCGGCAACGTCGGCGTGGTCTCCCGCTCCGGCACCCTCACCTATGAAGCCGTGTGGCAGCTCACCCAGCTCGGCTACGGCCAGAGCACCTGCGTCGGCATCGGTGGCGACCCGATCAACGGCACCAACCACCTCGACGTGCTCGAGATGTTCAACAACGACCCGGAAACCGAAGCCATCATCATGATCGGCGAAATCGGTGGCTCGGCCGAAGTGGACGCCGCCCGCTGGGCCAAGGAGAATTGCAAGAAGCCGATCGCCGGCTTCATCGCCGGTGCCACCGCACCTCCAGGACGCCGCATGGGCCACGCCGGTGCGATCGTCGGCGGTGAGGAAGACACCGCCCAGGCCAAGAAGCGCATCCTCGCCGAGTGCGGCATCGCCGTCGCCGAAACCCCGAGCGACATGGCGAAGACCCTGCTCGAGCGCTGGGGCAAGTAAGCTGACCTTTCCCGAAACGGGCGCGGCCGCGAGGTCGCGCCCGTTTTGTTTTGGGTTGTAGCGCAAGTTTCCAACTTGCGGATGGGTGCAGCCGCCAAGGCGGGGAGTGCTCCTTTCGCTTGTCGGGCGAATCCGCTCCTGCATGTTGGTTTCATGAAAGCCGCTTGGGTTGCCGTCGGTCTGCTGCTTCCGGGGATCCTGTCTGCCGCTGAAACACCCGAGGCCGTCGCGATACCGAAGGCGCTGCAACCGCCCGGCACCCCGGAGATCCCCGACGAACGCAACGCGGTGCTGCTTTTGCTGAAAGCTGTATCCTCCGTGAATCTGGGGGAGTTCGGGGATTGGTCGAAGGCTGTGGGGCAAATGCGGGTGGGCCGGATGCCGGAGGAGCCCGGCATGCTCGAAAAGGCCTCGGCCATTCATCAGGCCACACGCGGGCTGGCGG comes from Luteolibacter sp. LG18 and encodes:
- the sucD gene encoding succinate--CoA ligase subunit alpha, yielding MSILVDENTKLLVQGITGSFGARHASLSLAYGTKLVAGVTPGKGGQKFEDTVPIFDTVSQAVNETGATASAIFVPPPFAADAILEAADAGVELIVAITEGIPVMDMMRVKDALRGSKSRLIGPNCPGLVTPGRGEKSHGGCRIGIAPGYIHKRGNVGVVSRSGTLTYEAVWQLTQLGYGQSTCVGIGGDPINGTNHLDVLEMFNNDPETEAIIMIGEIGGSAEVDAARWAKENCKKPIAGFIAGATAPPGRRMGHAGAIVGGEEDTAQAKKRILAECGIAVAETPSDMAKTLLERWGK
- the sucC gene encoding ADP-forming succinate--CoA ligase subunit beta translates to MNIHEYQAKELFDRFQVPSPKGRVASTPEEAAAAAREFAGAQLVIKAQVHAGGRGKGHFKNGFQGGVHLIESPEQAAEFAGKMLNETLVTVQTGEAGRLVRKVMVAEAVDITHEYYLAILMDRATSRPVIVVSTEGGMSIEDVAHNTPEKIVRQFVHPVLGLQAYEVRKLSAALGLSGDIAKQFAKLLSSLYKLFISCDCAMVEINPLVTTPDGRVLALDAKFGFDDNALYRHPDIVAMRDKEEEDPREVAASEYDLNYIGLDGNIACLVNGAGLAMATMDIIKHYGGEPANFLDVGGGASKEQVTAAFKIILADPNVKGILINIFGGIMDCNVIAEGVIAAAKETGLPIPLVVRLEGNNVEKGKETLAASGLNIVSADTMADGAQKIVAAVG